One genomic segment of Hordeum vulgare subsp. vulgare chromosome 2H, MorexV3_pseudomolecules_assembly, whole genome shotgun sequence includes these proteins:
- the LOC123431035 gene encoding protein IRX15-LIKE-like, translating to MKSIGSRDKLQAAAAATGHRRVLLLVFASCFAFATLLTFLYTSSGFASASSSSVSRLGSSSSSPPGAAAALPLPVFDALVHYASFSNATHRMTDTDIRAISAILRARGPCNLLVFGLGAESPLWLALNHGGRTVYLDENEFYVKYLEPRHPGLEAYDVSYTTKVRDFRDLLEAARGSRAAECRPVQNLLFSECRLAINDLPNELYDVPWDVVLIDGPSGWNPNSPGRMPSIFTTAVLARSGATAAKGPTDVLVHDFNFEVEQVLSKEFLCDENRVAGSGTNSLAHFVIRPGGPADAFCPGQDSRATSEEKTRRK from the coding sequence ATGAAGTCCATCGGCAGCCGGGACAAGCTGCAagccgcggcggcggcgacggggcaCCGGCGGGTGCTGCTGCTGGTCTTCGCCTCCTGCTTCGCCTTCGCCACGCTGCTCACCTTCCTCTACACCTCCTCCGgcttcgcctccgcctcgtcctcctccgtcTCGCGCCTgggctcgtcctcgtcctcgccgCCGGGCGCCGCGGCCGCTCTGCCGCTGCCGGTGTTCGACGCGCTGGTCCACTACGCCTCCTTCTCCAACGCCACGCACCGCATGACGGACACGGACATCCGGGCCATCTCCGCCATCCTGCGCGCCCGCGGGCCCTGCAACCTCCTCGTCTTCGGCCTGGGCGCCGAGTCGCCGCTCTGGCTCGCCCTCAACCACGGCGGCCGCACCGTGTACCTCGACGAGAACGAGTTCTACGTCAAGTACCTGGAGCCGCGCCACCCGGGGCTGGAGGCCTACGACGTCTCCTACACCACCAAGGTGCGCGACTTCCGGGACCTGCTCGAGGCGGCCCGCGGCTCGCGCGCCGCCGAGTGCCGGCCGGTCCAGAACCTGCTCTTCTCCGAGTGCCGGCTCGCCATCAACGACCTGCCCAACGAGCTCTACGACGTGCCCTGGGACGTCGTGCTCATCGACGGGCCCTCCGGGTGGAACCCCAACTCCCCGGGCCGGATGCCGTCCATCTTCACCACCGCCGTGCTCGCCCGCTCCGGCGCCACTGCCGCCAAGGGCCCCACGGACGTGCTGGTGCACGACTTCAACTTCGAGGTGGAGCAGGTGCTGAGCAAGGAGTTCCTCTGCGACGAGAACCGCGTCGCCGGCAGCGGCACCAACTCGCTCGCGCACTTCGTCATCCGCCCCGGCGGCCCCGCCGACGCCTTCTGCCCCGGGCAGGACAGCCGGGCCACGTCCGAGGAGAAGACCCGCCGCAAGTAA